One genomic window of Spirochaetaceae bacterium includes the following:
- a CDS encoding PIG-L family deacetylase, producing MNSIPAHRPPSGKAKPEYRHIYFSPHLDDAVLSCAGRIARQTGAGLPVLVVTVFAGSGGGATRPPPRPAFAPFQDIPSRRREDRRALDVVGADHRWLDFPDAIQRHRRYASLAGITAPLGQREAQLRTEVANEVARIGRCWPAARLYFPLAVGNHVDHQIVAAAGFDLHRSGVRAGREITFFEDAPYVCIPHLLRQRFEQAGIASAPGAPPSVAACAREAYGVLMSSVQLSRYAGPVARRLLFILLLVRFARARLGARRRRRLVLRPELTDIADQFDTKIAAVACYDSQVAAIYGDRKTMRRELAACCGAHRPIGAHERYWRPEERSPPYHSREATVL from the coding sequence ATGAATTCCATACCCGCGCATCGCCCGCCGTCCGGCAAAGCGAAACCGGAATACCGGCACATCTACTTTTCTCCCCACCTCGACGACGCTGTGCTGTCGTGCGCGGGCCGCATCGCCCGCCAGACCGGTGCCGGACTCCCGGTGCTGGTGGTCACCGTATTCGCCGGCTCCGGCGGGGGCGCCACGCGCCCGCCGCCGCGGCCGGCGTTCGCACCGTTTCAGGACATTCCCTCCCGGCGCCGCGAGGATCGCCGCGCACTCGACGTGGTCGGCGCGGACCACCGGTGGCTCGATTTCCCCGATGCCATCCAACGCCACCGGCGCTACGCCTCGCTGGCCGGCATCACCGCTCCCCTCGGGCAGCGCGAGGCACAACTGCGCACCGAGGTCGCCAACGAGGTGGCGCGCATCGGCCGCTGCTGGCCGGCGGCCCGGCTCTACTTTCCGCTGGCAGTAGGCAACCACGTCGACCACCAGATCGTGGCGGCGGCCGGGTTCGACCTGCACCGGTCCGGCGTCCGCGCCGGACGCGAAATCACCTTTTTCGAAGATGCCCCCTACGTTTGCATACCGCACCTCTTGCGGCAGAGGTTCGAGCAGGCCGGCATCGCATCCGCGCCCGGCGCTCCGCCCTCCGTCGCGGCATGCGCCCGCGAGGCGTACGGCGTACTCATGTCGTCCGTGCAACTGTCCCGCTACGCCGGGCCGGTCGCGCGGCGGTTGCTGTTCATCCTGCTGCTGGTGCGGTTCGCCCGCGCCCGCCTCGGGGCCCGGCGCAGGCGCCGCCTGGTGCTGCGTCCGGAGCTGACCGACATCGCTGATCAGTTCGACACCAAGATCGCTGCCGTCGCGTGCTACGACTCGCAGGTCGCCGCGATATACGGCGACCGGAAGACGATGCGCCGCGAACTCGCCGCCTGCTGCGGCGCGCACCGGCCGATCGGGGCGCACGAGCGCTACTGG
- a CDS encoding glycosyltransferase, with protein sequence MTVCIVTLGTLGDVLPLCALGAGLTRAGHTVRVATHDHYRRFVLDHGLEHASMPLDPAELFSGVWGSDWLASRNNPLRFMSGLARVGRAVIPHMTRDARAACAGADAVVFTPLGMVAHHIAEQRGIPAFLAALQPITPTTRFPSVVAPAGLRLGRGYNLLSHLATEQAFWLPWRRQFNRVRREQFDLPPMRFGGVGRQLRRQGTPHLYGFSPLVVPPPDDWPRWAHVTGYWFPSTRDLWGVPEELQRFLDAGPAPVCVGFSSLKVDDPEALTRTVIAALRRAGQRGVLLRGWGALQPGQHGSDMLVIDSAPHDYLFERVAAVVHPGGAGTCAASLRAGIPSVVVPGFSDQFFWAQRLVALGVAPPSLRWRNLDAAVLGHAIERAATDTAIRQAARGARRRLRAEDGVGRAVSTIQRYLEAA encoded by the coding sequence GTGACGGTCTGCATAGTAACGCTTGGCACCCTTGGGGACGTACTGCCCCTGTGCGCACTGGGTGCCGGACTTACCCGCGCGGGCCACACCGTGCGCGTGGCAACGCACGATCACTACCGGCGGTTCGTGCTCGACCACGGGCTCGAGCACGCATCCATGCCGCTGGATCCCGCGGAGCTGTTCAGCGGCGTGTGGGGCAGTGATTGGCTGGCTTCGCGCAACAACCCGCTGCGTTTCATGAGCGGGTTGGCAAGGGTGGGGCGCGCGGTCATTCCCCACATGACGCGCGATGCCCGGGCGGCGTGCGCCGGCGCGGACGCGGTGGTGTTCACTCCGCTGGGGATGGTGGCCCATCACATCGCCGAACAGCGCGGCATTCCCGCGTTTCTGGCAGCGCTGCAACCGATCACGCCGACCACGCGGTTCCCGAGCGTGGTGGCGCCGGCCGGGTTGCGGCTCGGCCGCGGCTACAACCTGTTGAGCCATCTCGCCACCGAGCAGGCGTTCTGGCTGCCGTGGCGCCGCCAGTTCAATCGCGTGCGCCGCGAACAGTTCGATTTGCCGCCGATGCGCTTCGGCGGCGTCGGCCGGCAACTGCGCCGCCAGGGTACGCCGCACCTGTACGGGTTCAGCCCGCTGGTGGTGCCGCCGCCGGACGACTGGCCGCGATGGGCGCACGTCACCGGCTATTGGTTCCCGTCCACGCGCGACTTGTGGGGCGTGCCGGAGGAGTTGCAGAGATTCCTGGACGCCGGCCCGGCGCCGGTGTGTGTCGGCTTCAGCAGTCTCAAGGTGGACGATCCGGAGGCGTTGACGCGCACCGTCATAGCGGCGTTGCGCCGCGCCGGGCAGCGCGGCGTGCTGCTGCGCGGGTGGGGTGCGCTGCAGCCGGGGCAGCATGGCTCCGACATGCTGGTGATCGACTCGGCGCCGCACGACTACCTGTTCGAGCGCGTTGCCGCGGTGGTTCATCCGGGCGGCGCGGGCACTTGTGCGGCGTCCCTGCGCGCCGGCATACCGTCGGTGGTGGTGCCCGGCTTCTCCGACCAGTTCTTCTGGGCACAGCGCCTGGTCGCGCTGGGCGTGGCGCCTCCGTCGCTCCGTTGGCGCAATCTCGACGCCGCCGTTCTCGGCCATGCCATCGAGCGTGCCGCCACCGACACGGCAATCCGCCAGGCGGCCCGCGGCGCCCGCCGGCGACTGCGTGCCGAGGACGGCGTCGGAAGAGCCGTCTCCACCATCCAGCGCTACCTGGAAGCCGCGTAG